A stretch of Mesorhizobium sp. M2A.F.Ca.ET.046.03.2.1 DNA encodes these proteins:
- a CDS encoding TIGR01620 family protein, producing MTAPRKPAAFRIEPETEPKSQVSRVAAEQPARRPRAARADVAVVIPSEVDVFDEPDIEAPPPPPATAPRKRSLLARLFFGALGVLVSLAVGLWADQLIRDLFARAEWLGWLAAGMATIALLSLLVILIREFLAIARLAEVEKMQKRALDAVARDDPKAARALVDELSAFVAAKPETAAGRRSLAELRGEIIDGANLVRLAETEILSPLDARAKIMILEAAKRVSLITAVSPRALVDIAYVVFEAGRLIRRLSELYGGRPGTLGFFRLARGVLAHLAVTGSIAVGDSFVQQIVGHGLAAKLSAKLGEGVVNGMMTARIGIAAMETARPLPFIAVKRPGLGDFLSALTSFAAKKDGQAE from the coding sequence ATGACCGCGCCCCGCAAACCGGCGGCCTTCCGCATCGAGCCCGAGACCGAGCCGAAGTCGCAAGTCAGCCGCGTCGCCGCGGAGCAGCCGGCGCGCAGGCCGCGCGCCGCGCGGGCCGACGTGGCGGTCGTGATCCCCTCGGAGGTCGACGTTTTCGACGAGCCGGATATCGAGGCCCCGCCCCCGCCACCGGCGACAGCGCCGCGAAAGCGTTCGCTGCTGGCGCGGCTGTTCTTCGGCGCACTCGGCGTGCTCGTCTCGCTGGCGGTCGGCCTGTGGGCGGACCAGCTGATCCGCGACCTGTTCGCGCGCGCCGAATGGCTGGGCTGGCTGGCGGCCGGCATGGCGACGATCGCGCTACTCTCGCTGCTCGTCATCCTTATCCGCGAATTCCTGGCCATTGCTCGCCTTGCCGAAGTCGAGAAGATGCAGAAGCGGGCCCTGGATGCCGTGGCGCGCGACGATCCCAAGGCCGCGCGCGCCCTCGTTGATGAGCTCTCGGCCTTCGTCGCCGCAAAACCCGAGACCGCCGCCGGACGCCGTTCGCTCGCCGAGTTGCGCGGCGAGATCATCGACGGCGCCAATCTGGTGCGGCTTGCCGAGACCGAGATCCTGTCGCCGCTCGATGCCCGCGCCAAGATCATGATCCTTGAGGCCGCCAAGCGCGTCTCCCTGATCACGGCGGTCAGCCCCCGCGCGCTGGTCGACATCGCCTATGTCGTGTTCGAGGCGGGCCGCCTGATCCGGCGCCTTTCCGAACTCTATGGCGGGCGCCCGGGCACGCTCGGCTTCTTCCGGCTGGCGCGTGGCGTGCTCGCGCATCTGGCGGTGACCGGCTCGATCGCAGTGGGCGACAGTTTCGTGCAGCAGATCGTCGGCCATGGGCTTGCCGCAAAACTCTCTGCGAAGCTCGGCGAAGGGGTCGTCAACGGAATGATGACGGCGCGCATCGGCATCGCGGCGATGGAAACCGCCCGCCCCTTGCCGTTCATTGCCGTGAAGCGCCCGGGCCTTGGCGATTTCCTCTCGGCGCTGACCTCGTTCGCGGCCAAAAAAGACGGTCAGGCGGAGTAA
- a CDS encoding YcjX family protein has protein sequence MASSLTTFTDEARIALDTLSGRAAGLFSPSLRLGVTGLSRAGKTVFISALVHNLIHGGRLPLFEAQKSGRIARAFLEEQPDDAVPRFQYEDHVAALVNDRVWPDSTRAISELRLTIEYESASGWNRLFSAGKLSIDIVDYPGEWLLDLPLLGKSFADFSREAVELAALPVRSDLSQAWRELASTVNPDADADEMTARRLAESFAAYLKGCKLDERALSTLPPGRFLMPGDLEGSPALTFAPLMILADGRPRSGSLQAMMERRYEAYKTHVVKPFFREHITRLDRQIVLIDAMQALNAGRAAMADLERAVTEILSCFRPGRGNFLTDFFSRRIDRILVAATKADHLHHESHDRLQAIVRRLTDRAVARANFSGAAVDVVAMAAVRSTREGTVKQGRETLPVIIGTPLKGETINGETFDGKTETAIFPGDLPEKVDAVFDRSASSLDSAEPAIRFVRFRPPKLERTAEGVTLSLPHIRLDRALQFLIGDHLA, from the coding sequence TTGGCATCATCGCTGACGACTTTCACCGACGAGGCAAGGATTGCGCTCGACACGCTGTCGGGCCGGGCCGCCGGGCTCTTCTCCCCCTCATTGCGTCTTGGCGTCACCGGTCTTTCCCGCGCCGGCAAGACGGTGTTCATCTCCGCCCTCGTCCACAACCTCATCCATGGCGGACGCCTGCCGCTCTTCGAAGCGCAGAAATCCGGCCGCATCGCCCGCGCCTTCCTCGAGGAGCAGCCGGACGATGCCGTTCCGCGTTTCCAGTACGAGGACCATGTCGCGGCCTTGGTGAACGACCGCGTCTGGCCGGACTCCACACGCGCCATCTCGGAGCTGAGGCTCACCATCGAATACGAGTCGGCTTCCGGCTGGAACCGGCTGTTTTCAGCCGGGAAACTGTCGATCGACATCGTCGACTATCCCGGGGAATGGCTGCTCGACCTGCCGCTGCTCGGCAAATCCTTCGCCGATTTTTCGCGCGAGGCGGTCGAGTTGGCCGCCCTGCCCGTCCGCTCCGACCTGTCTCAGGCCTGGCGCGAGCTGGCTTCCACCGTCAATCCCGATGCCGACGCCGACGAGATGACGGCGCGGCGCTTGGCCGAGAGCTTTGCCGCCTATCTCAAGGGCTGCAAGCTCGACGAACGCGCCCTGTCGACGCTGCCGCCCGGCCGCTTCCTGATGCCGGGCGACCTCGAAGGCTCGCCGGCGCTCACCTTCGCGCCGTTGATGATATTGGCGGACGGCCGGCCGCGCTCCGGATCGCTGCAGGCGATGATGGAGCGCCGCTACGAGGCCTACAAGACGCATGTCGTCAAACCGTTCTTTCGCGAGCACATCACCCGCCTGGACCGGCAGATCGTGCTGATCGACGCCATGCAGGCGCTCAATGCCGGCCGGGCCGCGATGGCCGATCTGGAACGCGCCGTCACCGAGATCCTGTCCTGCTTCCGGCCCGGACGCGGCAACTTCCTCACCGATTTCTTCTCGCGCCGCATCGACCGCATCCTGGTCGCCGCGACCAAGGCGGACCATCTGCACCACGAAAGCCACGACCGGCTGCAGGCGATCGTGCGCCGGCTGACCGACCGAGCCGTGGCGCGGGCGAATTTCAGCGGCGCCGCCGTCGATGTCGTTGCCATGGCCGCGGTCCGCTCGACCCGCGAGGGCACGGTGAAGCAAGGCCGCGAGACGCTGCCGGTGATCATCGGCACGCCGCTGAAGGGCGAGACGATCAACGGCGAGACCTTCGACGGAAAGACCGAGACCGCCATATTCCCGGGCGATTTGCCGGAAAAGGTCGATGCCGTGTTCGACAGGTCCGCATCATCGCTCGACAGCGCCGAGCCGGCGATCCGCTTCGTGCGTTTCCGCCCACCGAAGCTCGAGCGTACCGCCGAAGGCGTCACGCTGTCCTTGCCGCATATCCGGCTCGACCGCGCGCTGCAGTTCCTGATCGGAGATCATCTGGCATGA
- a CDS encoding histidine phosphatase family protein, with protein sequence MSRLYLLRHAKAGWALPGVRDFDRPLDESGKADAEAMGEAMRARNYVPDVTLCSNAKRARQTLEGLAGRTDTGRVLFFDTLYSEDAAGYLDIIRKNAGAEQLLVIGHNPMTEDLAMAVSGDGDEAARGMMKHGFPTSGLAVVRFPGNLAEAAQGNGYLEAFLTPADL encoded by the coding sequence ATGAGCAGACTTTATCTGTTGCGGCATGCCAAGGCCGGCTGGGCGCTGCCCGGCGTGCGCGATTTCGACCGCCCGCTCGACGAATCGGGCAAGGCTGACGCCGAAGCGATGGGAGAGGCTATGCGGGCCCGCAACTACGTGCCGGACGTCACGCTTTGCTCCAATGCCAAACGGGCAAGACAGACGCTGGAAGGCCTGGCGGGGCGCACCGACACCGGCCGGGTGCTGTTCTTCGACACGCTCTACAGCGAGGATGCGGCCGGCTATCTCGACATCATCCGCAAGAACGCCGGCGCCGAACAGCTTCTGGTGATCGGCCACAATCCCATGACCGAGGATCTGGCCATGGCGGTGTCGGGCGACGGCGACGAGGCGGCGCGCGGCATGATGAAGCACGGTTTTCCGACCTCCGGTCTCGCCGTGGTGCGCTTTCCCGGCAATCTTGCCGAAGCGGCGCAGGGCAACGGCTACCTCGAAGCCTTTCTCACGCCCGCCGACCTCTGA
- the dksA gene encoding RNA polymerase-binding protein DksA produces MNDIVTADYVPSEDEPFMNERQKSYFRQKLITWKNDILREARETLEILQQENANHPDLADRASSETDRAIELRARDRQRKLISKIDSALQRIDEGTYGYCEETGEPIALKRLDARPIATLSIEAQERHERREKVYRDD; encoded by the coding sequence ATGAACGACATCGTTACCGCCGATTACGTACCCTCCGAAGACGAGCCGTTCATGAACGAACGGCAAAAATCGTACTTCCGCCAAAAGCTTATCACCTGGAAGAACGACATTCTGCGCGAGGCGCGCGAAACCCTAGAAATCCTGCAGCAGGAAAACGCCAACCACCCAGATCTTGCCGATCGCGCCTCCTCCGAAACCGACCGCGCCATCGAATTGCGCGCCCGCGACCGCCAACGCAAGCTCATCTCGAAGATCGACTCCGCGCTCCAGCGCATCGATGAAGGCACCTACGGCTATTGCGAGGAAACCGGGGAGCCGATCGCGCTGAAGCGGCTCGACGCGCGTCCGATCGCGACGCTGTCGATCGAAGCGCAGGAACGCCACGAGCGTCGCGAAAAGGTGTATCGCGACGACTGA
- a CDS encoding flagellar biosynthetic protein FliO, translating to MLQWLDSVAGPGYVAAILWTFAALILLVVILLVIKVVRNLTFGTFVAGGRNRKTRLAVMDATAVDSHRRLVLVRRDDIEHLILIGGPTDVVVERDIRLAAPRRPALTGDSGQPQATAAARPRAPQPAPPPAPGPVRQPPPAAQPVAAARPRAPAAPSQPTAKVTPLPSYGTTNGSDRYTPPPSNDSVDDTLMHELETSLDETHSQPAAPSKPAPKPSLDDEMAKLLGELGNHKR from the coding sequence ATGCTGCAGTGGCTGGATAGCGTGGCGGGTCCGGGTTATGTCGCCGCAATCCTGTGGACGTTTGCAGCACTCATTTTGCTCGTCGTCATCCTGCTCGTCATCAAGGTTGTGCGCAATCTTACCTTCGGCACTTTCGTGGCCGGCGGCAGGAACCGCAAGACGCGCCTCGCGGTCATGGACGCCACCGCCGTCGACAGCCATCGCAGGCTGGTGCTGGTGCGCCGTGACGACATCGAGCATCTGATCCTGATCGGCGGGCCGACCGATGTCGTGGTCGAGCGCGATATCAGGCTGGCAGCGCCGCGCCGGCCGGCGCTTACCGGCGACAGCGGCCAGCCACAGGCAACCGCCGCCGCGCGCCCGCGCGCGCCGCAACCGGCACCTCCGCCCGCCCCCGGCCCCGTCAGGCAACCGCCGCCTGCCGCCCAGCCAGTTGCCGCCGCACGCCCGCGCGCGCCGGCGGCACCGAGCCAGCCGACCGCCAAGGTCACGCCCCTGCCGAGCTACGGAACGACCAACGGCAGCGACAGATACACGCCGCCGCCCTCAAACGATTCCGTCGACGACACATTGATGCACGAGCTCGAGACCTCTCTCGACGAGACGCACTCCCAGCCGGCAGCGCCAAGCAAACCCGCACCCAAGCCCTCGCTCGATGATGAGATGGCCAAGCTGCTTGGCGAACTGGGCAATCACAAGCGCTGA
- a CDS encoding ATP-binding protein yields the protein MAKETRGDFYPVPIVDQNTRPGAVTRLIVFIVVLTGAAIVFGLFRERLGDPFLLGMLGVLAMIGVGFLFATAIGFVQIAPRSTGDELSKAFVDSMSQGLLVTDTKGRVVYANRAYADMTGAASAADLKTVEGLLSDVPEASMTIYRLASGLRDGQAGDGEFRLAQSIKPGAEPGARWYRARARAFSMPGERLPMLAWQLADISQERAEQERFFLDLQKAIDHLDHAPAGFFSADQEGRVTYINATLAEWLGIDLASFTPGAITLPEIIAGDGMALVRSVKADPGTTRNAVIDLDLTTMSGQALPVRFMHRVSASREGVNGPTRTIVLNRTQGEDASAELRASEVRFTRFFNSTPMAIAGVDASGRILRTNAPFLQLFSSVVDRDAVDRRVRFETIVHERDRPAFAAAFEKARQRQANIEPIDSVLPGNEERHIRFYVNAVADSAGGEGAEESAIVYAVETTEQKALEGQMAQSQKMQAVGQLAGGIAHDFNNVLTAIIMASDLLLTNHRPSDPSFPDIMNIKQNANRAASLVRQLLAFSRKQTLRPEVLNLTDVLADLRMLLARLVGNDIKLKIDHGRDLWPVKVDIGQFEQVVVNLAVNARDAMPSGGDLTVRTRNVTTEECKSFAYRELTPADYVLVDVEDTGSGIAPDVLKKIFEPFFTTKEVGKGTGLGLSMVYGIIKQTGGFIFCDSEIGKGTVFRIFLPRHIAEVKKQAEPGAAPAAVAAAPAKPADTAKDLSGSATVLLVEDEDAVRMGGVRALMSRGYTVHEASSGVEALEVFEALGGKVDIVVSDVVMPEMDGPTLLGELRKRQPDIKFVFVSGYAEDAFAKNLPADAHFGFLPKPFSLKQLATIVKDVLES from the coding sequence ATGGCCAAGGAAACGCGCGGCGATTTCTATCCGGTACCGATCGTCGACCAGAACACGCGTCCGGGCGCCGTCACCAGGCTCATCGTCTTCATCGTCGTCTTGACCGGCGCCGCGATCGTCTTCGGACTTTTCCGCGAGCGGCTCGGCGATCCTTTCCTGCTCGGCATGCTCGGCGTGCTCGCCATGATCGGCGTCGGCTTCCTGTTCGCGACCGCGATCGGCTTCGTGCAGATCGCGCCGCGGTCGACCGGCGACGAACTGTCGAAAGCCTTTGTCGACTCGATGTCGCAGGGCCTGCTGGTGACCGACACCAAGGGCCGCGTCGTCTATGCCAATCGCGCCTATGCCGACATGACGGGCGCCGCCTCGGCGGCCGATCTCAAGACCGTCGAAGGTCTCTTGTCTGATGTTCCCGAGGCCTCGATGACGATCTACAGGCTGGCGTCGGGCCTGCGCGACGGCCAGGCGGGCGACGGCGAGTTCCGGCTGGCGCAGTCGATCAAGCCCGGCGCCGAGCCCGGCGCGCGCTGGTACCGGGCCCGCGCCCGCGCCTTCAGCATGCCCGGGGAAAGGCTGCCGATGCTGGCCTGGCAGCTTGCCGACATCTCGCAGGAACGGGCGGAGCAGGAGCGTTTCTTCCTCGACCTGCAAAAGGCCATCGACCATCTCGACCATGCGCCGGCCGGGTTCTTCTCGGCCGACCAGGAAGGCCGCGTCACCTATATCAACGCCACTCTCGCCGAGTGGCTGGGTATCGACCTTGCCTCCTTCACGCCGGGCGCCATCACGCTGCCGGAAATCATCGCCGGCGACGGCATGGCGCTGGTCCGCTCGGTCAAGGCCGATCCCGGCACGACCCGCAATGCCGTCATCGACCTCGACCTCACCACCATGAGCGGCCAGGCGCTGCCGGTGCGCTTCATGCACCGGGTTTCGGCAAGCCGCGAGGGCGTGAACGGTCCGACCCGCACCATCGTGCTCAACCGTACCCAGGGCGAGGACGCTTCGGCGGAACTGCGGGCTTCCGAGGTCCGCTTCACCCGTTTCTTCAACTCGACTCCCATGGCTATCGCGGGCGTCGATGCGAGCGGGCGCATCCTGCGCACCAACGCGCCATTCCTGCAGCTGTTTTCATCCGTGGTCGACCGGGACGCCGTCGACCGGCGGGTGCGGTTCGAGACCATCGTCCACGAACGGGACCGTCCGGCCTTCGCCGCCGCCTTCGAGAAGGCCAGGCAGCGGCAGGCCAATATCGAGCCGATCGACTCCGTGCTGCCCGGCAATGAGGAGCGCCATATCCGCTTCTACGTCAACGCCGTCGCCGACAGCGCGGGCGGCGAGGGCGCCGAGGAATCGGCCATCGTCTATGCGGTCGAGACCACCGAGCAGAAGGCGCTCGAGGGCCAGATGGCGCAGAGTCAGAAGATGCAGGCGGTCGGTCAGCTTGCCGGCGGTATCGCGCACGACTTCAACAACGTGCTCACCGCCATCATCATGGCGTCCGACCTTCTGTTGACCAACCACCGTCCGTCGGATCCGTCCTTCCCCGACATCATGAACATCAAGCAGAACGCCAATCGGGCGGCTTCGCTCGTGCGGCAATTGCTGGCCTTCTCGCGCAAGCAGACGCTGCGGCCGGAAGTGCTCAACCTGACCGATGTCCTGGCCGATCTCCGGATGCTGCTCGCCCGCCTTGTCGGCAACGACATCAAGCTGAAGATCGACCACGGGCGCGACCTGTGGCCGGTCAAGGTCGACATCGGCCAATTCGAGCAGGTGGTGGTCAACCTCGCCGTCAACGCGCGCGACGCCATGCCGAGCGGCGGTGATCTTACCGTGCGCACCCGCAACGTCACGACGGAAGAATGCAAATCCTTCGCCTATCGCGAATTGACGCCGGCCGACTATGTGCTCGTCGATGTCGAGGACACCGGCAGCGGCATTGCGCCCGACGTTCTCAAGAAAATCTTCGAGCCGTTCTTCACGACCAAGGAAGTGGGCAAGGGCACCGGCCTCGGCCTGTCGATGGTCTACGGCATCATCAAGCAGACCGGCGGCTTCATCTTCTGCGATTCCGAGATCGGCAAGGGCACGGTGTTCCGCATCTTCCTGCCGCGCCACATCGCCGAGGTGAAGAAGCAGGCCGAGCCCGGCGCGGCGCCGGCAGCCGTGGCGGCGGCTCCGGCCAAGCCGGCCGACACGGCCAAGGATCTGTCCGGTTCGGCCACAGTGCTTCTGGTCGAGGACGAGGACGCCGTGCGCATGGGCGGTGTGCGGGCGCTGATGTCGCGCGGCTACACCGTGCATGAGGCGTCGTCCGGCGTCGAGGCGCTGGAAGTGTTCGAGGCGCTTGGCGGCAAGGTCGATATCGTGGTGTCCGACGTGGTGATGCCGGAGATGGACGGGCCGACATTGCTCGGCGAGCTGCGCAAGCGTCAGCCGGACATCAAGTTCGTGTTCGTTTCGGGTTATGCCGAGGACGCCTTTGCCAAGAACCTGCCGGCCGACGCCCATTTCGGCTTCCTGCCGAAGCCGTTCTCGCTCAAGCAATTGGCGACGATCGTCAAGGACGTGCTGGAATCCTAG
- a CDS encoding DeoD-type purine-nucleoside phosphorylase has protein sequence MTPHIEADRGDYTETVLLPGDPERAQWMAETFLEAPRCVNRRRGALGFTGRFRGKPVSIQATGIGVSSFLIYAHELLDYHGVKTLIRTGTSGGLADDVPLRGLVISSEVRAESAISGQVFGLYQPAGPDPALHALALRRAADLGIACSAGLTICSDVFHHPDGRARFDEPRALGALAVDMETSALYRIAAQFGARALSLLTVVDHIATGELTDYAERQALFTDMTRLALEVAAES, from the coding sequence GTGACGCCGCATATCGAGGCGGACAGGGGCGATTATACCGAAACGGTGCTGTTGCCGGGCGACCCCGAGCGCGCCCAATGGATGGCGGAGACCTTTCTCGAGGCGCCTCGCTGCGTCAACCGCCGAAGGGGCGCGCTGGGCTTCACCGGCCGGTTCCGCGGCAAGCCGGTCAGCATCCAGGCGACCGGCATCGGCGTTTCATCCTTCCTGATCTACGCGCATGAATTGCTCGACTATCATGGCGTGAAGACGCTGATACGCACCGGCACCAGTGGCGGCTTAGCAGACGATGTGCCCTTGCGCGGGCTCGTCATCTCCAGCGAAGTGCGGGCGGAGAGCGCGATTAGCGGACAGGTGTTCGGGCTGTACCAGCCGGCGGGACCGGATCCGGCGCTGCATGCGCTGGCGCTGCGACGCGCGGCCGATCTCGGCATCGCCTGCAGCGCCGGGCTGACGATCTGCAGCGACGTGTTCCACCATCCCGACGGCCGCGCGCGGTTCGACGAGCCGAGGGCGCTTGGGGCGCTGGCAGTCGATATGGAGACCAGCGCGCTCTATCGGATTGCCGCGCAGTTCGGCGCCCGGGCACTGTCGCTGCTCACCGTGGTCGATCATATCGCCACCGGCGAGCTGACGGACTATGCGGAGCGTCAGGCCCTCTTCACCGACATGACCCGGCTGGCGCTCGAAGTCGCGGCAGAGAGTTAG
- a CDS encoding ribbon-helix-helix domain-containing protein produces the protein MCRVFAGQNPEGYRQINRSIRIDGHSTSIQLEATFWDLLDEIADSQGLTTPKFISKLYDEAIEINGQIPNFASMLRTTCALYLRGHRPNAEEQAALKREAA, from the coding sequence ATGTGCAGAGTCTTCGCCGGGCAAAACCCGGAAGGCTACCGGCAGATCAACCGGTCGATTCGCATCGACGGTCATTCGACCAGCATCCAGCTCGAGGCGACATTCTGGGATCTGCTTGACGAGATCGCCGACAGCCAGGGACTGACGACACCGAAATTCATCTCGAAGCTTTATGACGAGGCGATCGAGATCAACGGCCAGATCCCGAACTTCGCCTCCATGCTGCGCACGACCTGCGCGCTCTATCTGCGCGGCCACCGGCCCAATGCCGAGGAACAGGCTGCGTTGAAGCGGGAAGCCGCCTAA
- a CDS encoding VOC family protein, translating into MAKAIHSMIRVLDEARSVDFYNKAFGLEVAQRLDFETFTLIYLSNADSPFEVELTVNKGRTEPYALGDGYGHFAVSVADLDSEHDRIGALGFNPRKIVEFNHHGVRIARFFFIEDPDGYKIEVLQRGGRFQ; encoded by the coding sequence TTGGCGAAGGCGATCCATTCCATGATCAGGGTTCTCGACGAGGCACGGTCCGTCGATTTCTACAACAAGGCCTTCGGCCTCGAGGTGGCGCAGCGGCTCGATTTCGAGACTTTCACACTGATTTATCTCAGCAATGCGGACTCGCCTTTCGAGGTGGAGCTGACCGTGAACAAGGGGCGCACCGAGCCCTATGCGCTGGGCGACGGCTACGGCCATTTCGCCGTGTCGGTCGCCGATCTCGACAGCGAGCATGACCGGATCGGCGCGCTCGGGTTCAATCCGAGGAAGATCGTCGAGTTCAATCACCACGGGGTGCGGATTGCCCGCTTCTTCTTCATCGAGGATCCCGACGGCTACAAGATCGAGGTCCTGCAGCGAGGAGGGCGCTTCCAATAG
- a CDS encoding gluconate 2-dehydrogenase subunit 3 family protein — MVTVYEKKAGLSRRELLKRGGAGALLIISGSAVISPEHAWGLETSALKPETMATLIQMARDIYPHDQVPDKYYAIAVKGHDETAAKDPAHKELIEKGIAELDKKAGKGGYRGIGWEEQRVALLTGIEKTPFFQAVRGGLVVSLYNQKELWPIFGYEGESYSKGGYIARGFNDIEWL, encoded by the coding sequence ATGGTTACAGTTTATGAGAAGAAAGCCGGGCTTTCGCGGCGAGAGCTTCTCAAGCGCGGCGGTGCCGGCGCGCTGCTCATCATCTCCGGCAGCGCCGTCATCAGCCCCGAACACGCTTGGGGTCTCGAAACCTCGGCGCTGAAGCCCGAGACGATGGCGACGCTGATCCAGATGGCGCGCGACATCTATCCGCACGACCAGGTGCCCGACAAATACTACGCCATTGCCGTCAAGGGCCATGACGAGACGGCGGCCAAGGACCCGGCCCATAAGGAACTGATCGAGAAGGGCATCGCCGAGCTCGACAAGAAGGCCGGCAAGGGCGGTTATCGCGGGATCGGCTGGGAAGAGCAGCGGGTCGCGCTGCTCACCGGCATCGAGAAGACGCCGTTCTTCCAGGCGGTACGCGGCGGCCTCGTCGTCAGCCTCTACAACCAGAAGGAGCTGTGGCCGATCTTTGGCTACGAAGGCGAGTCCTATTCCAAGGGCGGCTACATCGCGCGCGGCTTCAACGACATCGAGTGGCTGTAG
- a CDS encoding GMC family oxidoreductase: MAASFDLKNDGVVVIIGSGAGGGTLGNELAQKGIDVVILEAGARHEYEDFINDEWDSFAQLAWKDKRTTSGDWRVAKDFPNLPAWIVKSVGGSTTHWAGASLRFQEHEFKAATTYGKVKGANLLDWPVTLAEMEPYYAKAEAKMGVTGTNDWPRLPGNNNFKVLKAGADKLGYKECHTGNMAINSVQRDDRNSCQQTGFCFQGCKWGAKWSTLYTEIPKGEATGHLEVRPNSMVIKINHDASGKVTGVVYADKDGKLQEQKARIVAVAGNSIESPRLLLNSESSKFPHGLANSSGQVGKNYMRHTTGSVYAIFDKPVHMYRGTTMAGIIRDEARHDPSRGFVGGYEMETLSLGLPFMAAFLNPGGWGRSFTTALDHYDHMAGLWIVGEDMPREENRITLHKDEKDEHGMPIADVHFDDHPNDEAMRNHAYSQGQALYAAVGATRTFPTPPYPSTHNLGTNRMSEKPEDGVVNKHGQSHDIKNLFVSDGSQFTSGAAENPTLTIVTLAIRQADYIAAQMSAKTI, translated from the coding sequence ATGGCAGCATCATTTGATCTCAAGAACGATGGCGTGGTCGTCATCATCGGCTCCGGCGCCGGCGGCGGTACGCTCGGCAACGAGCTGGCGCAGAAAGGCATCGACGTCGTCATCCTCGAGGCGGGCGCACGCCACGAATATGAGGATTTCATCAACGACGAGTGGGATTCCTTTGCCCAGCTCGCCTGGAAGGACAAGCGCACCACCTCGGGCGACTGGCGCGTGGCCAAGGATTTCCCGAACCTGCCGGCCTGGATCGTCAAATCGGTCGGCGGTTCGACGACGCACTGGGCGGGCGCCTCGCTGCGCTTCCAGGAGCATGAATTCAAGGCGGCCACGACCTACGGCAAGGTCAAGGGCGCGAACCTCCTCGACTGGCCGGTGACGCTGGCCGAAATGGAACCGTATTACGCCAAGGCCGAGGCCAAGATGGGCGTCACGGGCACCAATGACTGGCCGCGGCTGCCGGGCAACAACAACTTCAAGGTGCTCAAGGCCGGCGCCGACAAGCTCGGCTACAAGGAATGCCACACCGGCAACATGGCGATCAATTCGGTGCAGCGCGACGACCGCAATTCCTGCCAGCAGACCGGCTTCTGCTTCCAGGGCTGCAAATGGGGCGCCAAATGGTCGACGCTCTACACCGAAATCCCGAAGGGCGAAGCGACTGGGCATCTGGAGGTCCGGCCGAACTCGATGGTGATCAAGATCAACCATGACGCTTCCGGCAAGGTGACCGGCGTCGTCTATGCCGACAAGGACGGCAAGCTGCAGGAGCAGAAGGCCCGCATCGTCGCCGTCGCCGGCAATTCGATCGAGAGCCCGCGCCTGCTGCTCAATTCGGAATCGAGCAAGTTCCCGCACGGGCTCGCCAACTCGTCGGGGCAGGTGGGCAAAAACTACATGCGCCACACCACCGGCTCGGTCTACGCGATTTTCGACAAGCCGGTGCACATGTATCGCGGCACCACCATGGCCGGCATCATCCGCGACGAGGCGCGCCACGATCCGTCGCGCGGCTTCGTCGGCGGCTACGAGATGGAGACATTGTCGCTTGGCCTGCCGTTCATGGCGGCCTTCCTCAATCCCGGCGGCTGGGGCCGCTCCTTCACCACGGCGCTCGACCATTACGACCATATGGCAGGCCTGTGGATCGTTGGCGAGGACATGCCGCGCGAGGAGAACCGCATCACGCTGCACAAGGACGAAAAGGACGAGCACGGCATGCCGATCGCCGACGTCCATTTCGACGATCATCCGAACGACGAGGCAATGCGCAACCATGCCTACAGCCAAGGCCAGGCGCTCTATGCCGCTGTCGGCGCCACCAGGACCTTCCCGACGCCGCCTTATCCATCGACTCACAATCTCGGCACCAACCGGATGAGCGAGAAGCCGGAGGACGGCGTCGTCAACAAGCACGGCCAGTCGCACGACATCAAGAACCTGTTCGTCTCCGACGGCAGCCAGTTCACCAGCGGGGCGGCGGAGAACCCGACGCTGACCATCGTGACACTGGCGATCCGCCAGGCCGACTACATCGCGGCGCAGATGTCGGCCAAGACCATCTGA